From a region of the Nerophis lumbriciformis linkage group LG06, RoL_Nlum_v2.1, whole genome shotgun sequence genome:
- the secisbp2l gene encoding selenocysteine insertion sequence-binding protein 2-like isoform X3 has translation MDASDIKDVKLSAEVEPFIPQKKDLEGSLISMSLLGEPASGGGGGEGIRGSNEGVETTPIPSYLITCYPFVQENQHNRQHLMYNGGEPRWQQPNPSPGGPYLAYPIMSSPQPHVSNDYAYYQIMPAPCPPMMGFYQTFPGTYAGPLQPGVVNQVSADVGDRTLPVVPTYGMTNQRERGMVQPTLPKHQVSVCQPPRGRRPPPRNVMIQKEVCTIGLDGRSKKVLLVDAAQQTDFPIEVSGRCTAEQASPLLWKNGTKKRHSSNLSESYYDQSTSEADIDSDSGYCSPKHNQAAGVTQRTMETSTTSTVWQQGVETGVMTTGTWANVASQATHNSWGDRNGQFHRGDHRKNHEQRSFTQDFHSGCPKHVQPNQSEQRLQPVAATNDGLNPKPLYFEDEDEFPDLPTLSATQRGTKVEPTPAMTQMQPKLHKNVIEHLPQNSPISIVQTPIPITTSVAKRAKSHRKKALAAALATAQEYSEISMEQQKLKEALTKTAGKKSKTLVELDLGDMLAALAKEQQSMKARQLTNTKPLCFTVGTTASFHRSGSTNFAAMLKGHQQPHLASSNTMDSSAPRIKRAKEREIPKVKRPTALKKIILKEREGKKGKTHIDQESSGQEEHENDCLHFTEDLSQEPASQEENGLSVPSDTSLSPASQNSPYSITPVSQGSPSSSGIGSPMASNTVTIIHSRRFREYCSQVLSKEIDESATVLLQELVRFQECVYQNDPNDAKSERRLVMGLREVTKHMKLSKIKCVIISPNCEKVQAKGGLDEALYNVIAMARDQGIPFVFALGRKALGRCVNKLVSVTVVGIFDYSGAEGLFDHLVSLTEEARKAYKVMVSALEQEKAEEKHVKKVGHTRNHSAASAVSFCSFISEPISEVNEMEYETNWRSMVENTDAPEPVEPEKCCAPLKDNETPEVPTSAALPSTIAVSGRAAPQGNGEQDEVRTDDRLELASQQSTETGSLDGSCRGPLNSSITSTTSTLVPGMLEEADEEDEEEEDYTPEPISEEVPTHSSRIESWVSKTLENLQLRKSQDSTEDEEEEDDDESVQSEDEEGLVSADLPDMKVESKDLVEAKKVIA, from the exons GATGTGAAACTTTCAGCCGAAGTGGAACCATTCATCCCACAGAAAAAAGATCTCGAAGGATCCCTGATCAGCATGAGTCTTCTCGGAGAGCCGGCGAGTGGAGGAGGAGGTGGTGAAGGCATACGAGGGAGTAATGAAGGGGTTGAAACCACTCCTATACCGAGCTACCTCATCACCTGTTACCCTTTTGTGCAGGAGAACCAACACAACAG GCAACATCTAATGTACAATGGAGGGGAGCCGCGCTGGCAGCAGCCTAACCCAAGCCCTGGTGGTCCCTACCTTGCCTACCCAATCATGTCCTCCCCTCAACCACATGTGTCCAATGACTATGCCTACTACCAGATTATGCCTGCCCCGTGTCCCCCAATGATGGGATTCTACCAAACATTCCCTGGCACCTATGCAGGGCCACTGCAACCTGGGGTTGTCAACCAAGTTTCGGCAGATGTTGGCGATAGGACTCTCCCTGTTGTGCCAACTTATGGGATGACAAATCAACGAGAAAGAGGCATGGTCCAACCTACTCTCCCAAAG CATCAGGTAAGTGTTTGCCAGCCTCCGAGGGGTCGCCGTCCCCCACCCAGGAATGTAATGATCCAGAAGGAGGTGTGCACAATTGGACTTGATGGTAGAAGTAAGAAAGTTCTACTGGTGGATGCAGCTCAGCAGACAG ATTTCCCAATTGAGGTGTCCGGAAGGTGTACCGCAGAGCAGGCCAGTCCCCTGCTGTGGAAGAACGGAACAAAGAAGCGGCATTCATCTAATCTGTCTGAAAGCTACTATGATCAGAGCACCAGTGAGGCAGATATAGACAGCGACAGTGGCTACTGTAGCCCCAAACATAACCAGGCAGCAGGGGTAACACAGCGAACAATGGAGACCTCTACAACATCCACAGTATGGCAACAG GGGGTTGAGACTGGTGTAATGACAA CAGGTACGTGGGCGAATGTAGCTTCTCAGGCTACCCATAATTCCTGGGGAGACAGGAATGGCCAATTTCACAGAGGAGACCACAGGAAGAATCATGAACAGAGGAGCTTCACACAG GATTTTCATAGTGGTTGTCCAAAGCATGTTCAGCCAAACCAGTCAGAACAAAGACTGCAGCCAGTGGCTGCCACAAATGATGGGCTTAATCCAAAGCCTCTTTACTTTGAG GATGAAGATGAGTTCCCAGATTTACCCACTTTAAGTGCTACCCAGCGTGGCACCAAAGTAGAACCAACTCCAGCCATGACGCAAATGCAGCCTAAACTACATAAAAACGTG ATAGAACACCTACCACAAAACTCCCCTATCAGCATTGTGCAGACACCAATCCCAATTACCACATCTGTTGCCAAGAGAGCCAAAAGCCATAGGAAAAAGGCCCTGGCTGCTGCCTTGGCCACTGCTCAAGAATACTCAGAGATCAGCATGGAACAGCAGAAATTAAAG GAGGCGCTCACCAAGACAGCAGGCAAGAAGAGCAAAACTCTTGTCGAACTGGACTTAGGAGACATGCTGGCAGCATTGGCTAAAGAGCAGCAGTCGATGAAGGCCAGACAACTCACCAATACCAAGCCATTGTGTTTTACAG TTGGAACAACTGCTTCATTCCACAGATCCGGTTCTACTAACTTTGCAGCCATGTTGAAGGGTCATCAACAACCACACTTGGCCTCCTCTAACACTATGGACTCTAGTGCTCCTCGTATAAAACGAGCAAAGGAGAGGGAGATCCCTAAAGTCAAGCGACCGACTGCCCTAAAGAAG ATTATTTTAAAGGAGCGAGAAGGCAAAAAAGGCAAAACACACATAGATCAAGAGTCATCAGGCCAAGAAGAGCACGAGAACGATTGTTTACATTTTACTGAAGATCTATCGCAGGAACCTGCATCTCAAGAAG AAAACGGTCTCAGTGTTCCCAGCGACACATCGCTGTCCCCCGCCAGTCAGAATTCTCCATACAGCATCACCCCAGTGTCCCAGGGTTCTCCTTCAAGCTCTGGCATCGGTAGTCCCATGGCTTCCAACACAGTTACAATAATACACAGTCGACGTTTCCGAGA GTACTGTAGCCAAGTGTTGAGCAAGGAGATAGATGAGAGTGCAACAGTGCTGCTACAGGAACTGGTCCGCTTTCAGGAGTGTGTGTACCAGAATGACCCCAACGATGCAAAGTCCGAGCGCCGTCTCGTCATGGGTCTCAGAGAGGTCACTAAGCACATGAAGTTGTCTAAGATAAAGTGCGTCATTATCTCTCCCAACTGTGAAAAGGTCCAAGCCAAAG GTGGCTTGGATGAAGCTCTGTACAATGTTATTGCTATGGCCAGAGATCAGGGGATTCCATTCGTGTTTGCTCTAGGCAGAAAAGCGCTGGGGCGCTGTGTTAACAAACTGGTTTCCGTTACTGTTGTTGGCATCTTCGATTATTCCGGAGCTGAG GGTCTGTTTGACCATCTCGTGTCGCTAACAGAAGAGGCTCGAAAGGCCTACAAGGTAATGGTATCAGCTCTTGAACAGGAGAAAGCTGAGGAGAAACATGTCAAAAAAGTGGGACATACACGCAACCACTCAGCTGCTTCTGCCGTTTCCTTTTGCTCCTTCATCTCTGAGCCCATCTCAGAGGTCAATGAAATGGAGTATG AGACCAACTGGAGAAGTATGGTGGAAAATACAGATGCTCCGGAGCCAGTTGAGCCTGAAAAATGTTGCGCTCCGCTCAAAGACAATGAGACCCCAGAGGTTCCCACAAGTGCTGCCTTGCCCAGCACCATTGCCGTGTCAGGGAGGGCCGCCCCACAGGGTAACGGGGAGCAGGACGAGGTCCGCACCGATGACCGCCTGGAGCTTGCCTCTCAGCAGAGCACAGAGACGGGATCGCTAGATGGCAGCTGTAGGGGCCCACTAAATTCCTCCATCACCTCCACTACCTCTACCTTGGTTCCCGGGATGTTGGAAGAGGCAGACGAGGAGGACGAGGAAGAAGAAGACTACACACCTGAGCCTATCTCGGAGGAGGTGCCTACCCACAGCAGCCGTATTGAGTCGTGGGTGTCAAAGACCCTGGAGAACCTGCAGCTGAGAAAAAGCCAGGACAGCACAGAGGACGAAGAAGAGGAGGATGACGACGAGAGCGTGCAGAGCGAGGATGAGGAGGGCTTAGTTTCAGCTGATTTGCCAGATATGAAAGTGGAGAGCAAAGACCTGGTGGAGGCTAAGAAGGTCATAGCCTGA
- the secisbp2l gene encoding selenocysteine insertion sequence-binding protein 2-like isoform X2, translated as MQKSQVVVSCAFVDVKLSAEVEPFIPQKKDLEGSLISMSLLGEPASGGGGGEGIRGSNEGVETTPIPSYLITCYPFVQENQHNRQHLMYNGGEPRWQQPNPSPGGPYLAYPIMSSPQPHVSNDYAYYQIMPAPCPPMMGFYQTFPGTYAGPLQPGVVNQVSADVGDRTLPVVPTYGMTNQRERGMVQPTLPKHQVSVCQPPRGRRPPPRNVMIQKEVCTIGLDGRSKKVLLVDAAQQTDFPIEVSGRCTAEQASPLLWKNGTKKRHSSNLSESYYDQSTSEADIDSDSGYCSPKHNQAAGVTQRTMETSTTSTVWQQGVETGVMTSTWANVASQATHNSWGDRNGQFHRGDHRKNHEQRSFTQDFHSGCPKHVQPNQSEQRLQPVAATNDGLNPKPLYFEDEDEFPDLPTLSATQRGTKVEPTPAMTQMQPKLHKNVIEHLPQNSPISIVQTPIPITTSVAKRAKSHRKKALAAALATAQEYSEISMEQQKLKEALTKTAGKKSKTLVELDLGDMLAALAKEQQSMKARQLTNTKPLCFTVGTTASFHRSGSTNFAAMLKGHQQPHLASSNTMDSSAPRIKRAKEREIPKVKRPTALKKIILKEREGKKGKTHIDQESSGQEEHENDCLHFTEDLSQEPASQEENGLSVPSDTSLSPASQNSPYSITPVSQGSPSSSGIGSPMASNTVTIIHSRRFREYCSQVLSKEIDESATVLLQELVRFQECVYQNDPNDAKSERRLVMGLREVTKHMKLSKIKCVIISPNCEKVQAKGGLDEALYNVIAMARDQGIPFVFALGRKALGRCVNKLVSVTVVGIFDYSGAEGLFDHLVSLTEEARKAYKVMVSALEQEKAEEKHVKKVGHTRNHSAASAVSFCSFISEPISEVNEMEYETNWRSMVENTDAPEPVEPEKCCAPLKDNETPEVPTSAALPSTIAVSGRAAPQGNGEQDEVRTDDRLELASQQSTETGSLDGSCRGPLNSSITSTTSTLVPGMLEEADEEDEEEEDYTPEPISEEVPTHSSRIESWVSKTLENLQLRKSQDSTEDEEEEDDDESVQSEDEEGLVSADLPDMKVESKDLVEAKKVIA; from the exons GATGTGAAACTTTCAGCCGAAGTGGAACCATTCATCCCACAGAAAAAAGATCTCGAAGGATCCCTGATCAGCATGAGTCTTCTCGGAGAGCCGGCGAGTGGAGGAGGAGGTGGTGAAGGCATACGAGGGAGTAATGAAGGGGTTGAAACCACTCCTATACCGAGCTACCTCATCACCTGTTACCCTTTTGTGCAGGAGAACCAACACAACAG GCAACATCTAATGTACAATGGAGGGGAGCCGCGCTGGCAGCAGCCTAACCCAAGCCCTGGTGGTCCCTACCTTGCCTACCCAATCATGTCCTCCCCTCAACCACATGTGTCCAATGACTATGCCTACTACCAGATTATGCCTGCCCCGTGTCCCCCAATGATGGGATTCTACCAAACATTCCCTGGCACCTATGCAGGGCCACTGCAACCTGGGGTTGTCAACCAAGTTTCGGCAGATGTTGGCGATAGGACTCTCCCTGTTGTGCCAACTTATGGGATGACAAATCAACGAGAAAGAGGCATGGTCCAACCTACTCTCCCAAAG CATCAGGTAAGTGTTTGCCAGCCTCCGAGGGGTCGCCGTCCCCCACCCAGGAATGTAATGATCCAGAAGGAGGTGTGCACAATTGGACTTGATGGTAGAAGTAAGAAAGTTCTACTGGTGGATGCAGCTCAGCAGACAG ATTTCCCAATTGAGGTGTCCGGAAGGTGTACCGCAGAGCAGGCCAGTCCCCTGCTGTGGAAGAACGGAACAAAGAAGCGGCATTCATCTAATCTGTCTGAAAGCTACTATGATCAGAGCACCAGTGAGGCAGATATAGACAGCGACAGTGGCTACTGTAGCCCCAAACATAACCAGGCAGCAGGGGTAACACAGCGAACAATGGAGACCTCTACAACATCCACAGTATGGCAACAG GGGGTTGAGACTGGTGTAATGACAA GTACGTGGGCGAATGTAGCTTCTCAGGCTACCCATAATTCCTGGGGAGACAGGAATGGCCAATTTCACAGAGGAGACCACAGGAAGAATCATGAACAGAGGAGCTTCACACAG GATTTTCATAGTGGTTGTCCAAAGCATGTTCAGCCAAACCAGTCAGAACAAAGACTGCAGCCAGTGGCTGCCACAAATGATGGGCTTAATCCAAAGCCTCTTTACTTTGAG GATGAAGATGAGTTCCCAGATTTACCCACTTTAAGTGCTACCCAGCGTGGCACCAAAGTAGAACCAACTCCAGCCATGACGCAAATGCAGCCTAAACTACATAAAAACGTG ATAGAACACCTACCACAAAACTCCCCTATCAGCATTGTGCAGACACCAATCCCAATTACCACATCTGTTGCCAAGAGAGCCAAAAGCCATAGGAAAAAGGCCCTGGCTGCTGCCTTGGCCACTGCTCAAGAATACTCAGAGATCAGCATGGAACAGCAGAAATTAAAG GAGGCGCTCACCAAGACAGCAGGCAAGAAGAGCAAAACTCTTGTCGAACTGGACTTAGGAGACATGCTGGCAGCATTGGCTAAAGAGCAGCAGTCGATGAAGGCCAGACAACTCACCAATACCAAGCCATTGTGTTTTACAG TTGGAACAACTGCTTCATTCCACAGATCCGGTTCTACTAACTTTGCAGCCATGTTGAAGGGTCATCAACAACCACACTTGGCCTCCTCTAACACTATGGACTCTAGTGCTCCTCGTATAAAACGAGCAAAGGAGAGGGAGATCCCTAAAGTCAAGCGACCGACTGCCCTAAAGAAG ATTATTTTAAAGGAGCGAGAAGGCAAAAAAGGCAAAACACACATAGATCAAGAGTCATCAGGCCAAGAAGAGCACGAGAACGATTGTTTACATTTTACTGAAGATCTATCGCAGGAACCTGCATCTCAAGAAG AAAACGGTCTCAGTGTTCCCAGCGACACATCGCTGTCCCCCGCCAGTCAGAATTCTCCATACAGCATCACCCCAGTGTCCCAGGGTTCTCCTTCAAGCTCTGGCATCGGTAGTCCCATGGCTTCCAACACAGTTACAATAATACACAGTCGACGTTTCCGAGA GTACTGTAGCCAAGTGTTGAGCAAGGAGATAGATGAGAGTGCAACAGTGCTGCTACAGGAACTGGTCCGCTTTCAGGAGTGTGTGTACCAGAATGACCCCAACGATGCAAAGTCCGAGCGCCGTCTCGTCATGGGTCTCAGAGAGGTCACTAAGCACATGAAGTTGTCTAAGATAAAGTGCGTCATTATCTCTCCCAACTGTGAAAAGGTCCAAGCCAAAG GTGGCTTGGATGAAGCTCTGTACAATGTTATTGCTATGGCCAGAGATCAGGGGATTCCATTCGTGTTTGCTCTAGGCAGAAAAGCGCTGGGGCGCTGTGTTAACAAACTGGTTTCCGTTACTGTTGTTGGCATCTTCGATTATTCCGGAGCTGAG GGTCTGTTTGACCATCTCGTGTCGCTAACAGAAGAGGCTCGAAAGGCCTACAAGGTAATGGTATCAGCTCTTGAACAGGAGAAAGCTGAGGAGAAACATGTCAAAAAAGTGGGACATACACGCAACCACTCAGCTGCTTCTGCCGTTTCCTTTTGCTCCTTCATCTCTGAGCCCATCTCAGAGGTCAATGAAATGGAGTATG AGACCAACTGGAGAAGTATGGTGGAAAATACAGATGCTCCGGAGCCAGTTGAGCCTGAAAAATGTTGCGCTCCGCTCAAAGACAATGAGACCCCAGAGGTTCCCACAAGTGCTGCCTTGCCCAGCACCATTGCCGTGTCAGGGAGGGCCGCCCCACAGGGTAACGGGGAGCAGGACGAGGTCCGCACCGATGACCGCCTGGAGCTTGCCTCTCAGCAGAGCACAGAGACGGGATCGCTAGATGGCAGCTGTAGGGGCCCACTAAATTCCTCCATCACCTCCACTACCTCTACCTTGGTTCCCGGGATGTTGGAAGAGGCAGACGAGGAGGACGAGGAAGAAGAAGACTACACACCTGAGCCTATCTCGGAGGAGGTGCCTACCCACAGCAGCCGTATTGAGTCGTGGGTGTCAAAGACCCTGGAGAACCTGCAGCTGAGAAAAAGCCAGGACAGCACAGAGGACGAAGAAGAGGAGGATGACGACGAGAGCGTGCAGAGCGAGGATGAGGAGGGCTTAGTTTCAGCTGATTTGCCAGATATGAAAGTGGAGAGCAAAGACCTGGTGGAGGCTAAGAAGGTCATAGCCTGA
- the secisbp2l gene encoding selenocysteine insertion sequence-binding protein 2-like isoform X5: MQKSQVVVSCAFVDVKLSAEVEPFIPQKKDLEGSLISMSLLGEPASGGGGGEGIRGSNEGVETTPIPSYLITCYPFVQENQHNRQHLMYNGGEPRWQQPNPSPGGPYLAYPIMSSPQPHVSNDYAYYQIMPAPCPPMMGFYQTFPGTYAGPLQPGVVNQVSADVGDRTLPVVPTYGMTNQRERGMVQPTLPKHQVSVCQPPRGRRPPPRNVMIQKEVCTIGLDGRSKKVLLVDAAQQTDFPIEVSGRCTAEQASPLLWKNGTKKRHSSNLSESYYDQSTSEADIDSDSGYCSPKHNQAAGVTQRTMETSTTSTVWQQGVETGVMTTGTWANVASQATHNSWGDRNGQFHRGDHRKNHEQRSFTQDFHSGCPKHVQPNQSEQRLQPVAATNDGLNPKPLYFEIEHLPQNSPISIVQTPIPITTSVAKRAKSHRKKALAAALATAQEYSEISMEQQKLKEALTKTAGKKSKTLVELDLGDMLAALAKEQQSMKARQLTNTKPLCFTVGTTASFHRSGSTNFAAMLKGHQQPHLASSNTMDSSAPRIKRAKEREIPKVKRPTALKKIILKEREGKKGKTHIDQESSGQEEHENDCLHFTEDLSQEPASQEENGLSVPSDTSLSPASQNSPYSITPVSQGSPSSSGIGSPMASNTVTIIHSRRFREYCSQVLSKEIDESATVLLQELVRFQECVYQNDPNDAKSERRLVMGLREVTKHMKLSKIKCVIISPNCEKVQAKGGLDEALYNVIAMARDQGIPFVFALGRKALGRCVNKLVSVTVVGIFDYSGAEGLFDHLVSLTEEARKAYKVMVSALEQEKAEEKHVKKVGHTRNHSAASAVSFCSFISEPISEVNEMEYETNWRSMVENTDAPEPVEPEKCCAPLKDNETPEVPTSAALPSTIAVSGRAAPQGNGEQDEVRTDDRLELASQQSTETGSLDGSCRGPLNSSITSTTSTLVPGMLEEADEEDEEEEDYTPEPISEEVPTHSSRIESWVSKTLENLQLRKSQDSTEDEEEEDDDESVQSEDEEGLVSADLPDMKVESKDLVEAKKVIA; encoded by the exons GATGTGAAACTTTCAGCCGAAGTGGAACCATTCATCCCACAGAAAAAAGATCTCGAAGGATCCCTGATCAGCATGAGTCTTCTCGGAGAGCCGGCGAGTGGAGGAGGAGGTGGTGAAGGCATACGAGGGAGTAATGAAGGGGTTGAAACCACTCCTATACCGAGCTACCTCATCACCTGTTACCCTTTTGTGCAGGAGAACCAACACAACAG GCAACATCTAATGTACAATGGAGGGGAGCCGCGCTGGCAGCAGCCTAACCCAAGCCCTGGTGGTCCCTACCTTGCCTACCCAATCATGTCCTCCCCTCAACCACATGTGTCCAATGACTATGCCTACTACCAGATTATGCCTGCCCCGTGTCCCCCAATGATGGGATTCTACCAAACATTCCCTGGCACCTATGCAGGGCCACTGCAACCTGGGGTTGTCAACCAAGTTTCGGCAGATGTTGGCGATAGGACTCTCCCTGTTGTGCCAACTTATGGGATGACAAATCAACGAGAAAGAGGCATGGTCCAACCTACTCTCCCAAAG CATCAGGTAAGTGTTTGCCAGCCTCCGAGGGGTCGCCGTCCCCCACCCAGGAATGTAATGATCCAGAAGGAGGTGTGCACAATTGGACTTGATGGTAGAAGTAAGAAAGTTCTACTGGTGGATGCAGCTCAGCAGACAG ATTTCCCAATTGAGGTGTCCGGAAGGTGTACCGCAGAGCAGGCCAGTCCCCTGCTGTGGAAGAACGGAACAAAGAAGCGGCATTCATCTAATCTGTCTGAAAGCTACTATGATCAGAGCACCAGTGAGGCAGATATAGACAGCGACAGTGGCTACTGTAGCCCCAAACATAACCAGGCAGCAGGGGTAACACAGCGAACAATGGAGACCTCTACAACATCCACAGTATGGCAACAG GGGGTTGAGACTGGTGTAATGACAA CAGGTACGTGGGCGAATGTAGCTTCTCAGGCTACCCATAATTCCTGGGGAGACAGGAATGGCCAATTTCACAGAGGAGACCACAGGAAGAATCATGAACAGAGGAGCTTCACACAG GATTTTCATAGTGGTTGTCCAAAGCATGTTCAGCCAAACCAGTCAGAACAAAGACTGCAGCCAGTGGCTGCCACAAATGATGGGCTTAATCCAAAGCCTCTTTACTTTGAG ATAGAACACCTACCACAAAACTCCCCTATCAGCATTGTGCAGACACCAATCCCAATTACCACATCTGTTGCCAAGAGAGCCAAAAGCCATAGGAAAAAGGCCCTGGCTGCTGCCTTGGCCACTGCTCAAGAATACTCAGAGATCAGCATGGAACAGCAGAAATTAAAG GAGGCGCTCACCAAGACAGCAGGCAAGAAGAGCAAAACTCTTGTCGAACTGGACTTAGGAGACATGCTGGCAGCATTGGCTAAAGAGCAGCAGTCGATGAAGGCCAGACAACTCACCAATACCAAGCCATTGTGTTTTACAG TTGGAACAACTGCTTCATTCCACAGATCCGGTTCTACTAACTTTGCAGCCATGTTGAAGGGTCATCAACAACCACACTTGGCCTCCTCTAACACTATGGACTCTAGTGCTCCTCGTATAAAACGAGCAAAGGAGAGGGAGATCCCTAAAGTCAAGCGACCGACTGCCCTAAAGAAG ATTATTTTAAAGGAGCGAGAAGGCAAAAAAGGCAAAACACACATAGATCAAGAGTCATCAGGCCAAGAAGAGCACGAGAACGATTGTTTACATTTTACTGAAGATCTATCGCAGGAACCTGCATCTCAAGAAG AAAACGGTCTCAGTGTTCCCAGCGACACATCGCTGTCCCCCGCCAGTCAGAATTCTCCATACAGCATCACCCCAGTGTCCCAGGGTTCTCCTTCAAGCTCTGGCATCGGTAGTCCCATGGCTTCCAACACAGTTACAATAATACACAGTCGACGTTTCCGAGA GTACTGTAGCCAAGTGTTGAGCAAGGAGATAGATGAGAGTGCAACAGTGCTGCTACAGGAACTGGTCCGCTTTCAGGAGTGTGTGTACCAGAATGACCCCAACGATGCAAAGTCCGAGCGCCGTCTCGTCATGGGTCTCAGAGAGGTCACTAAGCACATGAAGTTGTCTAAGATAAAGTGCGTCATTATCTCTCCCAACTGTGAAAAGGTCCAAGCCAAAG GTGGCTTGGATGAAGCTCTGTACAATGTTATTGCTATGGCCAGAGATCAGGGGATTCCATTCGTGTTTGCTCTAGGCAGAAAAGCGCTGGGGCGCTGTGTTAACAAACTGGTTTCCGTTACTGTTGTTGGCATCTTCGATTATTCCGGAGCTGAG GGTCTGTTTGACCATCTCGTGTCGCTAACAGAAGAGGCTCGAAAGGCCTACAAGGTAATGGTATCAGCTCTTGAACAGGAGAAAGCTGAGGAGAAACATGTCAAAAAAGTGGGACATACACGCAACCACTCAGCTGCTTCTGCCGTTTCCTTTTGCTCCTTCATCTCTGAGCCCATCTCAGAGGTCAATGAAATGGAGTATG AGACCAACTGGAGAAGTATGGTGGAAAATACAGATGCTCCGGAGCCAGTTGAGCCTGAAAAATGTTGCGCTCCGCTCAAAGACAATGAGACCCCAGAGGTTCCCACAAGTGCTGCCTTGCCCAGCACCATTGCCGTGTCAGGGAGGGCCGCCCCACAGGGTAACGGGGAGCAGGACGAGGTCCGCACCGATGACCGCCTGGAGCTTGCCTCTCAGCAGAGCACAGAGACGGGATCGCTAGATGGCAGCTGTAGGGGCCCACTAAATTCCTCCATCACCTCCACTACCTCTACCTTGGTTCCCGGGATGTTGGAAGAGGCAGACGAGGAGGACGAGGAAGAAGAAGACTACACACCTGAGCCTATCTCGGAGGAGGTGCCTACCCACAGCAGCCGTATTGAGTCGTGGGTGTCAAAGACCCTGGAGAACCTGCAGCTGAGAAAAAGCCAGGACAGCACAGAGGACGAAGAAGAGGAGGATGACGACGAGAGCGTGCAGAGCGAGGATGAGGAGGGCTTAGTTTCAGCTGATTTGCCAGATATGAAAGTGGAGAGCAAAGACCTGGTGGAGGCTAAGAAGGTCATAGCCTGA